One Phaseolus vulgaris cultivar G19833 chromosome 4, P. vulgaris v2.0, whole genome shotgun sequence DNA window includes the following coding sequences:
- the LOC137838605 gene encoding uncharacterized protein produces the protein MVRWAVELSEFDIQYEPRGSIKGQVYADFVAELAPGGEQEVESGSQWLLSVDGSSNQQGSGAGIVLEGRNGVLIEQALRFAFKASNNQAEYEALIAGMLLAKEMGVRNLLVKSDSQLITGQVSVEFQAKDPQIVAYLRYVLLLKGAFGALELIHVPREQNARADLLAKLVSSGKRGRQRTVI, from the coding sequence atggttcgctgggcggtggagttgtcagagtttgacatccagtacgagcccagAGGATCTATCAAAGGACAGgtatatgcagattttgtggcagaGCTCGCGCCCGGAGGCGAACAAGAGGTGGAGTCGGgatcgcagtggttgctctcggtcgatggctcctccaatcagcaaggaagtggtgcagggatagtcttggagggacgtaatggtgtgctgattgagcaagctctacGTTTCGCCTTTAAAGCGAGCAATAATCAGGCTGAGTATGAGGCACTGATCGCAGGGATGctcctggctaaggagatgggggtGCGGAATCTCTTGGTGAAAAGTGATTCCCAGCTGATCACAGGGCAAGTCTCGGTAGaattccaagccaaggacccacaAATCGTGGCGTATTTGAGGTACGTCCTGCTGCTGAAGGGAGCATTTGGCGCTCTTGAGCTAATACATGTCCCacgagagcagaatgccagagctgacctgcttgccaagctggtcAGCTCAGGCAAgcggggcagacagaggacagtaatttaa